A single window of Bacteroidota bacterium DNA harbors:
- a CDS encoding Gfo/Idh/MocA family oxidoreductase produces MMTKIKFAVIGQGHIGKRHAEMVRRNEACELIAVCDILPKEKLGLDDLKEKFYSNVDDLLKNHPEVEVVNVCTPNGLHAEHSLKALESGKNVVVEKPMALSKSDCEKIIYKALHQHKTVFCVMQNRYSPPSVWLKEVVEKKIIGDIYMVQLNCYWNRDERYYKPGGWKGTQALDGGTLFTQFSHWIDIMYWLFGDIQNIQAKFADFNHQKSTAFEDSGFVSFDFVNGGMGCINYSTAVWDKNLESSLTIVGSKGSVKVGGQYMDQIEVCNIKDYTMPKLDATNPANDYGAYKGSANNHNYVIDNVVETLTGKNKITTNALEGLKVVDIIERIYALRPDSVIKNM; encoded by the coding sequence ATTATGACAAAAATAAAATTCGCGGTAATAGGGCAAGGGCATATTGGTAAGCGTCATGCGGAAATGGTTCGAAGAAATGAAGCATGCGAACTAATAGCGGTATGTGATATTTTACCAAAGGAAAAATTAGGCCTTGATGATTTAAAGGAAAAGTTTTACTCTAATGTAGACGATCTTTTAAAAAATCATCCTGAAGTTGAGGTAGTAAATGTTTGTACTCCTAACGGTCTGCATGCAGAGCATTCATTAAAAGCATTGGAGTCGGGAAAGAATGTTGTAGTTGAAAAACCAATGGCTCTCTCTAAATCCGATTGCGAAAAAATAATTTACAAAGCACTACACCAACATAAAACAGTTTTCTGTGTAATGCAAAACCGTTATTCACCTCCAAGTGTTTGGTTAAAGGAAGTGGTAGAGAAGAAAATCATAGGCGATATATACATGGTTCAGTTAAATTGTTACTGGAATCGTGATGAGCGTTATTATAAACCTGGTGGATGGAAAGGTACGCAAGCATTGGATGGAGGCACTTTATTCACTCAGTTCTCACATTGGATTGATATTATGTATTGGTTATTCGGCGACATACAAAACATACAAGCAAAATTCGCCGATTTCAATCATCAAAAATCAACGGCATTCGAAGACAGCGGATTTGTGAGTTTCGATTTTGTAAATGGCGGCATGGGTTGTATCAATTACAGCACAGCTGTGTGGGACAAAAATTTAGAATCTTCATTAACTATTGTTGGAAGCAAAGGAAGTGTAAAGGTGGGCGGACAATACATGGATCAAATTGAAGTGTGTAACATTAAAGATTACACTATGCCAAAGTTGGACGCCACAAATCCTGCAAATGATTATGGAGCATACAAAGGCTCGGCTAATAATCATAATTATGTTATTGATAATGTAGTTGAAACTTTAACCGGTAAAAATAAAATCACCACGAATGCCTTAGAAGGATTAAAAGTGGTTGATATCATTGAGCGTATTTACGCTTTACGTCCCGATTCAGTAATTAAAAACATGTAA
- a CDS encoding nucleotide sugar dehydrogenase: MYKRILDKDARIAVIGLGYVGLPIALAFAKKVKVIGFDINEKRVNMMKKGIDPSQELTKKDFANSDITFTHKLEDLKKANFFIVAVPTPIDEHNLPDLKPLIGASTTVGKVLKKGDYVVYESTVYPGCTEEDCIPVLEKESGLKFVKDFKVGYSPERINPGDKEHTITKILKIVSGCDKESLENISKVYEIIVEPGTHKASSIKVAEAAKIIENTQRDVNIALMNELSIIFSRIGINTYEVLEAAGTKWNFLKFSPGLVGGHCIGVDPYYLTYKAEEMGYHARVINSGRYVNDSMGFYVAKTCVKKIIAAGKNISKSKVLVMGATFKEDVSDIRNSKVADIVKELKSFGVKVEIVDPHADSDELKHEYGFGLNKLGKGYDGVIVAVNHKEYKALDEKYFNSILSKKGILVDVKGMYKGKVKNLTYWSL; encoded by the coding sequence ATCTATAAAAGAATTTTAGACAAAGACGCGAGAATTGCAGTAATAGGTTTAGGTTACGTTGGTTTACCAATTGCGCTTGCCTTTGCTAAAAAGGTAAAAGTAATTGGATTCGATATTAATGAGAAACGCGTTAATATGATGAAGAAGGGCATCGACCCAAGTCAGGAATTGACTAAGAAGGATTTTGCTAATTCAGATATTACGTTCACACATAAATTGGAAGATTTAAAGAAGGCCAACTTCTTTATTGTTGCAGTGCCAACACCAATTGATGAGCATAATTTACCGGACTTAAAACCATTAATCGGCGCTTCAACAACTGTAGGAAAAGTATTGAAGAAAGGCGATTACGTTGTTTATGAATCAACTGTTTATCCGGGTTGTACCGAAGAGGACTGTATCCCTGTTTTGGAAAAGGAATCAGGATTAAAATTTGTGAAGGATTTTAAAGTTGGATATTCACCTGAGCGCATCAATCCGGGTGATAAGGAACATACTATCACTAAAATTTTAAAAATTGTTTCGGGCTGCGATAAAGAAAGCTTAGAGAATATTTCTAAAGTTTACGAAATTATTGTTGAGCCGGGTACACATAAAGCTTCTTCTATAAAGGTTGCTGAAGCAGCAAAAATTATTGAGAACACGCAACGCGACGTAAACATTGCTTTAATGAATGAGCTTTCAATTATTTTCTCACGCATTGGAATTAATACATATGAAGTATTGGAAGCAGCAGGTACTAAATGGAATTTCTTAAAATTTTCTCCAGGCTTAGTTGGCGGACATTGTATTGGTGTTGATCCATACTACTTGACTTACAAGGCGGAAGAAATGGGTTATCATGCACGCGTCATCAACAGTGGTCGTTATGTAAATGACAGCATGGGTTTCTACGTTGCTAAAACCTGTGTGAAGAAAATTATAGCTGCCGGTAAAAATATTTCTAAGTCAAAAGTATTAGTGATGGGTGCCACATTTAAAGAAGATGTTAGTGACATTCGTAACAGTAAAGTGGCTGATATCGTGAAGGAATTAAAATCATTTGGCGTTAAAGTTGAAATTGTAGATCCGCATGCAGACAGTGACGAACTTAAACACGAATATGGTTTTGGTTTAAATAAATTAGGCAAAGGATATGATGGAGTTATTGTTGCCGTAAATCATAAAGAGTATAAGGCCTTGGATGAAAAATACTTTAACTCTATTTTAAGTAAAAAAGGAATTTTAGTGGATGTTAAAGGTATGTATAAGGGCAAGGTTAAAAATCTTACTTATTGGAGTTTATAA
- the rfbB gene encoding dTDP-glucose 4,6-dehydratase, with protein sequence MKILITGGAGFIGSHVVRLFVNKYPSYTIYNLDKLTYAGNLANLKDIESKPNYKFVKGDIVDADFINKLFAEHKFGAVIHLAAESHVDRSITNPLEFVYTNVIGTVNLLNAAKTIYKENNAAFKLFYHVSTDEVYGSLGETGMFTETTSYDPHSPYSASKASSDHFVRAYHDTYGLPALISNCSNNYGPNHFPEKLIPLCISNIKNNKPLPIYGKGENVRDWLFVEDHARAIDVIFHNAKAGSTYNIGGHNEWTNIDVIRLLCKIMDKKLGRAEGTNEKLITFVKDRAGHDLRYAIDSTKLQNELGWKPSLQFEEGLERTVDWYLANEEWLQNVTSGDYQKYYEQQYVKR encoded by the coding sequence ATGAAAATTTTAATAACAGGTGGCGCAGGCTTTATTGGTTCTCACGTCGTGAGATTATTTGTAAATAAATATCCTTCTTACACCATTTATAATTTAGATAAGTTAACTTATGCAGGCAATCTGGCTAATCTAAAAGATATTGAAAGCAAACCGAATTACAAATTTGTAAAGGGAGATATTGTTGATGCAGATTTTATCAATAAACTTTTTGCTGAACATAAATTTGGCGCAGTAATTCATTTAGCGGCCGAAAGCCATGTCGATAGAAGTATTACGAATCCATTGGAGTTCGTTTATACAAATGTAATTGGAACCGTTAACTTACTTAACGCCGCAAAAACAATTTACAAAGAAAACAACGCAGCATTTAAGTTATTTTATCATGTAAGTACCGATGAGGTGTATGGTTCTTTAGGCGAAACAGGCATGTTTACCGAAACAACTTCTTACGATCCTCATAGCCCGTATTCAGCTTCAAAAGCAAGCTCCGATCATTTTGTAAGAGCTTATCATGATACTTACGGATTGCCTGCACTAATTTCAAATTGCTCTAATAATTACGGTCCAAATCATTTTCCTGAGAAATTAATTCCGCTTTGTATCAGTAATATTAAAAACAACAAGCCATTGCCTATTTATGGTAAAGGTGAAAATGTGCGTGACTGGCTATTTGTAGAAGATCATGCGCGTGCGATTGATGTAATATTTCATAACGCAAAGGCAGGAAGTACTTATAACATAGGTGGACATAACGAATGGACAAACATTGATGTAATTCGTTTGCTATGTAAAATTATGGATAAGAAGTTGGGTAGAGCAGAAGGTACCAATGAAAAACTAATCACATTTGTAAAAGATCGTGCCGGTCACGATTTACGTTATGCTATAGATTCTACAAAATTGCAAAACGAATTAGGATGGAAACCAAGCTTACAGTTTGAAGAAGGACTTGAAAGAACAGTAGATTGGTATTTGGCGAATGAGGAATGGTTGCAAAATGTAACTTCAGGCGATTATCAAAAATACTACGAGCAACAATACGTAAAGAGGTGA
- a CDS encoding four helix bundle protein, with translation MASINSFEELECWKEAVVLRKRIRTITKSFPADEKYKLTDQLVRASRSVTANIAEGYGRFHYLENSKFCRNSRGSLTEIIDHLILAEEEGYITMEELVELKTETNKCIRILNGYINYLQKAEKAKKSAPATSNK, from the coding sequence ATGGCAAGTATAAATTCTTTTGAGGAGTTGGAATGTTGGAAGGAAGCAGTGGTGTTGAGAAAAAGAATTCGTACAATAACTAAATCATTTCCGGCCGATGAAAAATATAAATTAACAGATCAGCTAGTAAGAGCATCGCGGTCAGTTACTGCAAATATAGCTGAAGGTTATGGTAGATTTCATTATTTAGAAAATTCAAAATTTTGCAGAAACTCACGTGGTTCTTTGACTGAGATAATAGATCATCTTATTTTGGCCGAAGAAGAGGGTTATATCACGATGGAAGAATTAGTCGAATTGAAAACTGAGACCAATAAGTGCATCAGGATATTAAACGGTTATATCAATTATTTGCAAAAGGCCGAAAAAGCAAAGAAGTCAGCTCCTGCAACAAGTAACAAATAA
- the ftsY gene encoding signal recognition particle-docking protein FtsY — protein sequence MGFFSKLFSKEEKQSLDEGLSKTKESFFGKIAKAIAGKSTVDADVLDNLEEVLISGDVGVNTTIKIIKRIEERVARDKYVSTNELNTILRDEIAALLKENNSANNAFDFTAPLTKKPYVIMVVGVNGVGKTTTIGKLSHQFKQAGKSVVLGAADTFRAAAVDQLIIWSERVGVPIVSQGMGADPASVAFDTLSSAVSKNADVVIIDTAGRLHNKVNLMNELTKIKNVMKKVVPDAPHEVLLVLDGSTGQNAIEQCRQFTAATDVNALAVTKLDGTAKGGVVIGISDEFKIPVKYIGVGEKMTDLQLFNAPEFVDSLFNRA from the coding sequence ATGGGATTTTTCTCGAAATTATTCAGCAAAGAAGAAAAGCAGAGCCTCGATGAAGGCTTGTCGAAAACCAAAGAGAGTTTTTTTGGCAAAATAGCAAAAGCTATTGCCGGAAAAAGCACGGTGGATGCTGATGTTCTGGATAATCTGGAAGAAGTATTAATTAGCGGCGATGTTGGCGTTAACACCACCATTAAAATCATTAAACGTATTGAAGAACGCGTAGCGCGTGATAAATACGTTTCAACCAACGAGCTCAATACCATTCTTCGTGATGAAATTGCAGCGCTTCTCAAAGAAAACAATTCTGCCAACAATGCTTTCGATTTTACCGCACCGCTTACAAAAAAACCATATGTCATAATGGTGGTGGGCGTTAATGGTGTAGGAAAAACAACTACTATTGGCAAACTTTCTCATCAATTTAAACAAGCCGGAAAGAGTGTTGTACTTGGTGCAGCGGATACTTTCAGAGCTGCGGCTGTTGACCAGTTAATTATCTGGAGTGAACGTGTTGGTGTTCCTATTGTATCGCAAGGAATGGGTGCCGACCCGGCGAGTGTTGCCTTTGATACATTAAGTAGCGCGGTTTCAAAAAATGCCGATGTAGTTATTATTGATACAGCAGGGCGTTTACATAACAAGGTTAATTTGATGAACGAATTAACCAAAATTAAAAATGTTATGAAAAAAGTGGTTCCTGACGCGCCACACGAAGTTTTATTGGTTTTAGATGGTAGTACAGGGCAAAACGCCATCGAGCAATGTCGTCAGTTTACTGCTGCCACCGATGTAAATGCTTTAGCCGTTACAAAACTCGACGGTACCGCTAAGGGCGGAGTTGTAATAGGCATTAGCGATGAATTTAAAATTCCGGTTAAATACATAGGAGTTGGTGAAAAAATGACCGACCTCCAGCTATTTAATGCACCCGAGTTTGTGGATAGCCTTTTTAACAGGGCTTGA
- a CDS encoding DUF4295 domain-containing protein has translation MAKKVVATLKTGKGKDFTKVIKMVKSGKSGAYTFKEEIVHNDHIADFLKSK, from the coding sequence ATGGCAAAGAAGGTAGTTGCAACATTAAAAACCGGAAAAGGTAAAGATTTTACCAAGGTTATTAAAATGGTTAAATCCGGCAAAAGCGGAGCTTACACATTTAAAGAAGAAATCGTTCATAACGATCACATTGCAGATTTTTTAAAATCTAAATAA
- the rpmG gene encoding 50S ribosomal protein L33, giving the protein MARSKNRIQVILECTEHKESGKPGTSRYITTKNKKNTPDRIELKKYNPILKRMTVHKEIK; this is encoded by the coding sequence ATGGCACGTAGTAAAAATAGAATACAGGTTATTTTAGAGTGTACCGAGCATAAAGAAAGCGGTAAACCGGGAACTTCTCGTTATATCACTACTAAAAACAAAAAGAATACGCCTGATCGTATAGAGTTGAAAAAATACAACCCTATCTTAAAGCGTATGACTGTTCACAAAGAAATTAAGTAA
- a CDS encoding 50S ribosomal protein L28 translates to MSRICQITGKKAMGGNKVSHSNAKSRRQFKVNLKRKRFFVPETGEWVTLRVSTSALKNINKLGIYACLKDAKENGILA, encoded by the coding sequence ATGTCACGTATTTGTCAGATAACAGGAAAAAAGGCGATGGGCGGTAACAAAGTATCGCACTCTAATGCAAAATCTCGCCGTCAGTTTAAAGTAAACTTAAAGCGTAAGCGCTTTTTTGTACCTGAAACAGGTGAGTGGGTTACACTTCGTGTATCTACTTCAGCATTAAAAAACATTAACAAGTTAGGTATTTACGCCTGCTTAAAAGATGCCAAAGAAAACGGCATTTTAGCATAA
- the lysA gene encoding diaminopimelate decarboxylase has protein sequence MFTKETIQKFERLSTPFYYYDLAVLKKTLSEVQSLSKANNFHVHYALKANSNPEILKLIQSYGLGADCVSGGEVKRAVETGYKSAKIVFAGVGKSDAEINYALDQNILCFNVESTMELEVINELAQKKNKIAPVALRINPNVDAYTHKYITTGLEENKFGINPYEFDTVIDLIKKLPNIQLIGLHFHIGSQITDLSPFKKLCQRVNEINTWFLHKGFDLQILNVGGGLGINYKEPDKESIVDFKSFFTVFKEFLEVRPGQEVHFELGRAIVAQCGSLISRVLYIKKAINTNFAILDAGMTELIRPALYQAYHKIENLSGSLRSSSSGQLFKYDVVGPICESSDCFGKSMELTETQRGDLIAIRSTGAYGEVMASGYNLREEAPKVFSE, from the coding sequence ATGTTTACCAAAGAGACAATCCAAAAATTCGAAAGACTTTCAACGCCGTTTTATTATTATGATTTAGCGGTATTGAAAAAAACATTGAGTGAAGTTCAATCGCTCAGTAAGGCAAACAACTTTCATGTTCATTACGCTTTAAAAGCTAATTCAAATCCTGAAATATTAAAACTCATTCAGTCGTATGGTTTGGGTGCTGATTGTGTAAGTGGTGGTGAAGTAAAGCGTGCTGTTGAAACAGGATACAAGTCCGCTAAAATTGTTTTTGCCGGCGTAGGAAAAAGCGATGCGGAAATTAATTATGCCTTGGATCAAAATATTTTATGTTTCAATGTGGAAAGTACAATGGAACTGGAAGTTATCAATGAACTGGCACAAAAGAAAAATAAGATAGCTCCAGTAGCCTTGCGTATTAATCCGAATGTGGATGCTTATACTCATAAGTACATTACAACCGGTTTGGAAGAAAATAAGTTTGGTATAAATCCGTATGAGTTCGATACCGTTATTGATTTGATTAAAAAACTTCCAAACATCCAACTTATCGGATTGCATTTTCATATCGGATCGCAGATTACAGATTTGAGTCCGTTTAAAAAATTATGTCAGCGTGTGAATGAAATCAACACCTGGTTTTTACACAAAGGTTTTGATTTGCAAATTTTAAATGTAGGTGGCGGTTTAGGCATCAATTATAAAGAGCCCGACAAAGAAAGCATTGTAGATTTTAAATCCTTCTTTACCGTTTTTAAAGAATTTTTAGAAGTTCGTCCCGGACAGGAAGTGCACTTCGAATTGGGCCGTGCCATTGTAGCGCAATGCGGAAGTTTGATAAGCCGTGTATTATATATTAAGAAAGCCATCAATACCAATTTTGCCATTTTGGATGCGGGTATGACCGAATTAATAAGACCGGCCTTGTACCAAGCCTACCATAAAATCGAAAATTTGAGCGGTAGCCTGAGAAGTTCGTCGTCAGGACAATTATTTAAATATGATGTGGTAGGACCCATTTGTGAAAGCAGTGATTGCTTTGGAAAATCAATGGAACTTACTGAAACACAAAGAGGTGACTTAATCGCCATAAGAAGTACCGGGGCTTATGGGGAGGTGATGGCATCGGGGTATAATTTGCGGGAAGAGGCTCCAAAAGTGTTTTCAGAATAA
- a CDS encoding aspartate kinase, which yields MKILKFGGTSVGSAERIQALVKLVVNNEPKIVVLSAMSGTTNSLVEISEALYKKDTAKANELINKLEEKYRKEITLLYKSEEFLRKAGDLITNHFNYLRAFTLDMFTANEEKAVLAQGELLSTAMFHFYLSEINVKSVLLPALNFMRIDENEEPDIKYIETNLQTELKKYPGEILFITQGYICRNAFGEIDNLKRGGSDYTASIIGAALYSEEVQIWTDIDGMHNNDPRFVNKTHPINELSFDEAAELAYFGAKILHPTCILPAQKRNIPVRLKNTMQPEAEGTLIANIQTKEGIKAVAAKDGIVAINIKSDRMLLAHGFLRAVFEIFERYKTPIDMITTSEVAVSLTIDNTKYLKEIRKELEEIANVEIDENQTIICVVGSVPKDAAGYGYKVLAALKDIPVRMVSYGGSANNISVLIDSKLKKEALQALNKGLFNYN from the coding sequence ATGAAAATTTTAAAATTTGGCGGTACCAGCGTAGGCAGCGCAGAACGCATTCAGGCACTTGTAAAATTAGTCGTTAACAATGAACCTAAAATTGTGGTGTTATCGGCTATGAGCGGCACAACAAATTCTTTAGTTGAAATTAGTGAGGCTTTATATAAAAAGGATACGGCTAAAGCCAACGAGTTAATTAATAAACTCGAGGAAAAGTACCGTAAAGAAATTACCTTATTGTATAAATCGGAGGAGTTTTTAAGAAAAGCAGGTGACTTAATTACCAATCATTTTAATTATTTGCGTGCTTTCACTTTAGATATGTTCACCGCTAATGAGGAAAAAGCCGTTTTAGCACAAGGTGAATTGTTAAGCACTGCCATGTTTCATTTTTATTTATCGGAAATAAACGTGAAATCTGTTTTATTACCGGCTCTCAACTTCATGCGCATCGATGAAAACGAAGAACCGGATATAAAATATATTGAAACCAATTTACAGACTGAATTAAAAAAATATCCAGGAGAAATTTTATTTATCACGCAAGGTTACATCTGCAGAAACGCCTTTGGTGAAATTGATAATTTAAAACGTGGCGGAAGTGATTACACGGCTTCGATTATTGGTGCTGCATTATACAGTGAAGAAGTTCAAATTTGGACTGATATTGATGGGATGCACAATAATGATCCGCGCTTCGTTAACAAAACACATCCAATCAACGAATTGAGTTTTGATGAAGCGGCTGAGTTGGCTTACTTCGGGGCAAAAATTTTACATCCTACCTGTATTTTACCGGCGCAGAAAAGAAACATTCCGGTACGCTTAAAAAACACGATGCAACCGGAGGCAGAAGGAACTTTAATTGCCAATATTCAAACCAAAGAAGGCATAAAGGCAGTTGCCGCAAAAGATGGCATTGTAGCTATTAATATTAAAAGCGACCGAATGCTTTTAGCGCATGGTTTCTTACGTGCCGTGTTTGAAATTTTTGAGCGTTACAAAACACCAATTGATATGATTACGACTTCGGAGGTGGCTGTTTCACTCACAATTGATAACACTAAATACTTAAAAGAAATCCGTAAAGAGTTGGAAGAAATTGCCAATGTTGAAATAGACGAAAATCAAACGATTATTTGCGTTGTTGGTAGTGTACCAAAAGATGCGGCCGGTTATGGATACAAAGTTTTAGCTGCACTGAAAGATATTCCTGTGCGTATGGTTTCTTATGGTGGAAGTGCTAATAATATTTCGGTTTTGATTGATTCAAAATTAAAGAAAGAAGCATTGCAGGCATTAAATAAAGGATTGTTTAATTATAACTAA
- the ppsA gene encoding phosphoenolpyruvate synthase — protein MKTNFIISFDALGKNDVALVGGKNASLGEMANNLKSKGIHVPNGFATTASAFQYFLQYNKLNQPLYDLFLRLDTKDFSNLSQIGEQARMLVRNAEIPSDFKSEIISAYKELCGNEGREVDVAVRSSATAEDLPTASFAGQHDSFLNISGAEDVVNAVHRCFVSLFNNRAIKYREDNGFEQMKVYLSAGVQLMVRSDLSSAGVIFTLEPESGFKDVIVISGVWGLGENIVQGAVTPDEFHVFKTTLQQNKNAIISKKLGTKAKTMVYSTTDKSSIVNTDTPEEKRKQWVLNDEEITQLASWSYTIEQHYKMPMDIEWAKDGMTGKLFIVQARPETVHSKKDPYLKTEYIVKEKGTILTKGNAIGSGIASGKARIIMSSADADKLQEGEVLVTDITNPDWDPILKKAAAIITNKGGRTSHAAIVAREVGAVAVVGTGDATEKIKDGMIVTVSCAQGKTGFVYNGKLNWTEQNLDFKNMTMPETQPMMILGDPEKAYGYSFYPNKGIGLMRLEFIINGAIKIHPMALVNYPNLKDNEAKKHIDEITYQYSDKKEYFIDKLSQAVGTIAAAFYPKDVIVRMSDFKTNEYANLIGGKEFEPEEENPMIGFRGASRYYNERYREGFKLECEAMKRVRNEMGLTNVKLMIPFCRTVEEGKKVVELMNTYGLKRGDNGLEVYVMAEIPSNVILAKEFSEVFDGFSIGSNDLTQLTLGLDRDSAIVSDLFDENNKAVKTMIATVIKSAKENGAKIGLCGQAPSDYPEFAQFLVEQGINSISYNPDALLKGIENMVKAEEKLKTKH, from the coding sequence ATGAAAACAAACTTTATAATTTCATTTGACGCATTGGGTAAAAACGATGTGGCTCTTGTTGGAGGTAAGAATGCCTCTCTTGGCGAAATGGCTAATAATTTAAAGTCGAAGGGAATTCACGTTCCCAATGGTTTTGCAACAACAGCTTCTGCATTTCAATACTTTTTACAATACAATAAGCTTAATCAACCTTTATACGATTTGTTTTTAAGGTTAGATACCAAAGATTTTTCTAATCTGTCGCAAATAGGAGAACAGGCACGAATGCTTGTTAGGAACGCGGAAATTCCTTCAGATTTTAAATCGGAAATTATCTCTGCCTATAAAGAGCTTTGCGGAAACGAAGGTCGTGAGGTGGATGTAGCTGTCAGGAGCAGTGCCACCGCTGAAGATTTGCCAACGGCTAGTTTTGCCGGTCAACACGATTCGTTTTTAAATATTAGCGGAGCTGAAGATGTAGTAAACGCAGTTCATCGCTGTTTTGTTTCTTTGTTTAACAACCGTGCCATCAAATACCGTGAGGATAACGGATTCGAACAAATGAAAGTGTATTTATCGGCAGGTGTGCAATTGATGGTACGTTCCGATTTATCTTCGGCCGGTGTAATATTTACGCTAGAACCCGAATCGGGATTTAAAGATGTTATTGTCATATCCGGTGTATGGGGCTTAGGAGAAAACATTGTACAAGGCGCAGTAACTCCCGATGAATTTCATGTTTTCAAAACAACGTTACAGCAAAACAAGAATGCTATTATCTCCAAAAAACTGGGAACGAAGGCGAAAACAATGGTGTATTCTACCACTGATAAATCAAGTATTGTGAATACAGATACGCCTGAAGAAAAAAGAAAGCAATGGGTGTTAAATGATGAAGAAATTACTCAATTGGCGAGCTGGAGTTACACCATTGAGCAACATTATAAAATGCCTATGGATATTGAATGGGCTAAAGATGGAATGACAGGAAAACTTTTCATAGTGCAAGCACGCCCCGAAACAGTACATTCTAAAAAGGACCCGTATTTAAAGACTGAATACATTGTAAAAGAAAAAGGAACAATTTTAACTAAGGGTAATGCCATTGGCTCCGGAATTGCTTCCGGCAAAGCGCGTATTATTATGTCGAGTGCTGATGCAGATAAATTGCAGGAGGGTGAAGTGCTTGTGACGGATATTACAAATCCGGACTGGGATCCTATTCTTAAAAAAGCAGCGGCAATTATCACCAATAAAGGAGGAAGAACTTCTCATGCAGCCATTGTGGCGCGCGAAGTAGGTGCGGTGGCTGTAGTTGGAACAGGTGATGCTACCGAAAAAATAAAGGATGGTATGATTGTGACCGTTAGTTGCGCACAGGGAAAAACAGGTTTTGTATACAATGGAAAATTAAACTGGACTGAGCAAAATCTGGATTTTAAAAACATGACCATGCCAGAAACGCAGCCAATGATGATATTAGGTGATCCTGAGAAAGCCTATGGATATTCGTTTTATCCGAACAAGGGAATTGGACTTATGCGCTTGGAGTTTATCATTAATGGTGCCATTAAAATTCACCCGATGGCTTTGGTGAACTATCCGAATTTAAAAGATAATGAAGCCAAAAAACATATAGATGAAATTACCTATCAATACTCTGACAAGAAGGAGTATTTTATTGATAAATTATCGCAAGCTGTTGGTACAATTGCAGCAGCGTTTTATCCCAAGGATGTGATTGTGCGAATGAGCGATTTCAAAACCAACGAATATGCGAATTTGATTGGTGGAAAAGAGTTTGAGCCGGAAGAGGAAAATCCTATGATTGGTTTCAGAGGGGCTTCGCGTTATTATAACGAGCGTTACCGCGAAGGTTTTAAATTAGAGTGCGAAGCCATGAAACGGGTGCGAAATGAAATGGGCTTAACCAATGTGAAATTGATGATTCCGTTTTGCAGAACGGTTGAAGAAGGAAAGAAAGTTGTGGAATTGATGAATACTTATGGTTTAAAACGCGGCGATAATGGATTAGAAGTTTATGTGATGGCTGAAATTCCAAGTAATGTTATTCTGGCAAAGGAATTCTCGGAAGTGTTTGATGGATTTTCTATCGGCTCCAACGATTTAACCCAGTTAACTCTAGGTTTAGACAGAGATTCTGCCATTGTGAGTGATTTGTTTGACGAGAATAATAAAGCGGTAAAAACTATGATTGCCACTGTTATTAAATCTGCTAAGGAAAATGGCGCAAAAATTGGATTATGCGGACAAGCGCCAAGCGATTATCCGGAGTTTGCACAATTTTTAGTGGAGCAGGGCATCAACAGCATTTCATATAATCCGGATGCGCTCTTGAAAGGAATAGAAAATATGGTAAAGGCCGAGGAGAAACTAAAGACAAAGCATTAA